A region from the Aquimarina sp. ERC-38 genome encodes:
- the trpS gene encoding tryptophan--tRNA ligase: MSRILTGVQSTGTPHLGNLLGAIIPAIQMANQPENDSFLFIADLHSLTQIKDAQILRENTYATAAAWLSFGLDVSKTVFYRQSDIPQVTELSWYLNCFYPYQRLTLAHSFKDKSDRLEDVNSGLFTYPMLMAADILLYDAEIVPVGKDQEQHIEMTRDVASRIHNQVGEVFVLPKAQFQEETMYIPGTDGSKMSKSKNNIINIFLPDKKLRKQIMSIATDSTPLEEPKNPDTCTVFALYRILAEEDQVADMRKAYLEGGYGYGHAKQALFEVILEKYKMQREQFTHLIDNPDEIEKALAIGVEKAKKVADTVLNRIREKLGY, from the coding sequence ATGTCAAGAATTTTGACCGGAGTTCAAAGTACCGGAACTCCACACCTAGGGAACTTATTGGGAGCCATTATTCCTGCAATTCAAATGGCTAATCAGCCGGAAAACGATTCTTTTTTATTTATTGCTGATTTACATTCTTTGACACAAATTAAAGACGCTCAGATACTACGTGAAAATACATATGCTACGGCAGCTGCCTGGTTATCCTTTGGTCTTGATGTATCAAAAACTGTTTTTTATCGTCAAAGCGATATCCCACAGGTCACGGAATTATCCTGGTATTTAAATTGTTTCTATCCCTACCAACGTCTCACCCTTGCTCATTCTTTTAAAGATAAATCGGATCGGTTAGAAGATGTAAATTCCGGCTTGTTTACCTATCCTATGTTAATGGCAGCAGATATTTTATTATACGATGCAGAGATCGTACCGGTAGGTAAAGATCAAGAACAACATATTGAAATGACCCGGGATGTAGCTTCGAGAATTCATAATCAGGTAGGTGAAGTTTTTGTATTACCCAAAGCACAATTTCAGGAAGAAACCATGTATATCCCTGGAACAGACGGTAGTAAAATGAGTAAGTCTAAAAATAATATTATTAACATATTCCTACCAGATAAAAAATTACGTAAGCAAATTATGTCCATAGCTACGGATAGCACACCACTGGAAGAACCTAAAAACCCGGACACCTGTACGGTTTTTGCGTTATATCGTATCCTGGCAGAAGAAGATCAGGTAGCAGACATGCGAAAAGCGTACCTGGAAGGAGGATATGGTTACGGACATGCAAAGCAAGCTTTATTTGAAGTCATTCTGGAAAAATATAAAATGCAACGGGAACAGTTTACCCATTTAATAGACAATCCGGATGAAATTGAAAAGGCTTTAGCTATCGGCGTAGAAAAGGCTAAAAAAGTAGCGGATACGGTTTTAAACAGAATACGGGAGAAACTAGGGTATTAG
- the ald gene encoding alanine dehydrogenase produces the protein MIIGVPKEIKNNENRVGLTPAGTMEFIRHGHTVYIQHTAGIQSGFEDQEYIAAGAKILPTIEEVYHIAEMIIKVKEPIEPEYALIKEDQLLFTYFHFASSEALTRAMIKSKAVCISYETVEDSDRSLPLLTPMSEVAGRMSIQQGAKYLEKPLKGRGILLGGVPGVAPAKVLVLGGGVVGTQAAKIAAGMGADVTILDINMKRLRFLDDTMPANVNTEYSNEYTIRKHIKTSDLIIGGVLIPGAKAPKLITRDMLKDMRPGTVLVDVAVDQGGCMETTKPTTHENPIYIIDDVVHYSVANMPGAVPYTSTLALTNVTLSYALQLANKGWKKACAENKALALGLNIINGKIVYPAISDAFQLPVEELETYTT, from the coding sequence ATGATAATTGGTGTCCCCAAGGAGATCAAAAATAACGAAAATCGTGTCGGTTTGACTCCTGCCGGTACTATGGAATTTATTCGTCACGGACATACTGTTTATATTCAACATACTGCTGGTATACAAAGTGGATTTGAAGATCAAGAGTATATTGCTGCCGGAGCAAAGATATTACCTACTATAGAAGAGGTATATCATATTGCAGAAATGATCATTAAGGTAAAAGAACCAATCGAACCGGAATACGCTTTGATAAAAGAAGATCAATTGTTATTTACCTATTTTCATTTTGCTTCTAGCGAAGCTTTAACCCGGGCGATGATTAAAAGTAAAGCGGTTTGTATTTCGTATGAAACCGTTGAAGATTCGGATCGAAGCTTGCCATTGTTGACTCCAATGAGTGAAGTAGCAGGAAGAATGTCTATCCAACAGGGAGCAAAATACCTGGAAAAACCTTTAAAGGGTAGAGGCATTTTATTGGGGGGTGTACCCGGAGTAGCTCCGGCTAAAGTTTTAGTATTAGGAGGAGGTGTGGTAGGTACCCAGGCAGCAAAAATAGCCGCGGGAATGGGAGCTGATGTGACCATTCTGGATATCAATATGAAACGTTTACGTTTTCTAGACGATACCATGCCAGCTAATGTAAATACCGAATATTCTAATGAGTACACTATTAGAAAACATATTAAAACTTCGGACTTAATTATTGGTGGCGTCCTGATTCCGGGAGCAAAAGCACCCAAATTAATTACCCGCGATATGCTCAAAGACATGCGACCCGGAACCGTACTGGTGGATGTCGCTGTAGATCAGGGTGGCTGCATGGAAACAACCAAGCCTACTACCCATGAGAACCCTATATATATCATTGACGATGTAGTTCATTATTCGGTGGCGAATATGCCGGGAGCCGTACCCTATACTTCCACATTGGCATTAACTAATGTCACATTGTCGTATGCTTTACAACTGGCCAATAAAGGTTGGAAGAAAGCCTGTGCAGAAAATAAAGCCTTGGCCTTAGGGCTGAATATTATAAATGGTAAGATCGTATATCCTGCCATATCCGATGCTTTTCAGCTTCCGGTTGAAGAGCTTGAAACTTATACAACGTAA
- a CDS encoding DUF4296 domain-containing protein — translation MKYLIWFSLFFIVFSSCQSLEQPDKPEVIIDEDQMVTILYEIAKVKAAKSSFKKKLEDSKFNPEAYILEKYKIDSLTFSKNNAWYASDFKRYEELFKRVKDTIDKYKVAVELVKKKEDSIQKIQDSILKVEKKIKDSIAKIPVVK, via the coding sequence ATGAAATACCTAATCTGGTTCTCACTATTTTTTATTGTGTTTAGTTCTTGCCAAAGCCTGGAGCAACCTGATAAACCCGAAGTAATAATTGATGAAGATCAAATGGTTACTATTCTTTATGAAATTGCAAAAGTGAAAGCAGCTAAAAGTTCCTTTAAAAAGAAATTGGAAGATAGTAAGTTCAATCCGGAGGCTTATATTTTAGAAAAATATAAAATTGATAGCTTGACTTTTTCAAAAAATAATGCCTGGTATGCCAGTGACTTTAAACGTTATGAAGAACTTTTTAAAAGGGTAAAAGATACTATTGATAAATACAAAGTAGCCGTAGAACTTGTAAAGAAAAAGGAAGATTCTATCCAAAAAATACAAGATTCTATTTTAAAAGTCGAAAAAAAGATAAAAGATAGTATTGCTAAAATACCTGTAGTAAAATAA
- a CDS encoding saccharopine dehydrogenase family protein translates to MKTILIIGAGKSTSVLISYLHKQSFAMDFQIQIADKDVAPVQKIAGSLERCQITSLDIFNEIQRRALITKATIVISMLPARFHIIIAKDCLNLKKHLITASYVSPEMQALHKDAVKNNLLFLNEMGVDPGIDHMSAMQIIDQIREQGGKMLLFESFTGGLIAPENDTNLWNYKFTWNPRNVVLAGQGGAAEFIQEGTYKYIPYHKLFRRTEFLHIEGYGKFEAYANRNSLHYREKYGLDNILTLYRGTMRRIGFSKAWNIFVQLGMTADNYQLHHSEDMSYRDFVNLFLAYSPTDSVELKLRHYLKIDQDDNIWDKLLELDIFSATKKIGIKNATPAQALQKILEDTWTLQDHEKDMIVMYHKFGYELNGQKKQKDATMVCVGKNATETAMAKTVGLPVGIAALQILKNKLQLSGVHIPINKEIYESVLNELKKHDIVFNEKESLYLGYNPNGVQG, encoded by the coding sequence ATGAAAACAATTTTAATCATTGGTGCCGGTAAATCCACATCGGTTCTTATTTCTTATTTACACAAACAGTCCTTTGCTATGGATTTTCAAATTCAGATAGCGGATAAAGACGTAGCTCCTGTTCAAAAAATCGCAGGTTCTTTAGAAAGATGTCAGATAACCTCCCTGGATATTTTTAATGAAATTCAACGCAGGGCTTTAATAACAAAAGCAACTATTGTCATCTCCATGTTGCCGGCTCGCTTCCATATCATCATTGCTAAAGATTGTTTAAACTTAAAAAAACACTTAATTACAGCTTCTTACGTAAGTCCGGAAATGCAGGCGTTACATAAAGACGCTGTAAAGAACAACTTGCTCTTCTTAAACGAAATGGGAGTAGACCCGGGGATTGATCATATGAGTGCTATGCAAATCATTGATCAGATAAGGGAACAAGGCGGAAAGATGTTATTATTTGAATCTTTTACCGGAGGCTTAATTGCCCCTGAAAACGATACCAATTTATGGAACTACAAATTTACCTGGAATCCCCGAAATGTCGTACTAGCCGGACAAGGTGGTGCTGCCGAATTTATCCAGGAAGGCACTTATAAATACATTCCATATCACAAATTATTCAGGAGGACTGAATTTTTACATATTGAAGGCTACGGTAAATTTGAAGCGTATGCAAACCGGAATTCTTTGCACTATCGTGAAAAATATGGTTTGGACAACATACTTACTTTATATCGTGGTACCATGCGAAGAATTGGGTTTTCTAAAGCCTGGAATATTTTTGTTCAATTAGGTATGACCGCTGATAATTATCAACTACATCATTCTGAAGATATGAGTTACCGGGATTTTGTCAACCTGTTTTTAGCCTATTCTCCTACGGATTCCGTCGAACTTAAACTACGGCACTATTTAAAGATTGACCAGGATGATAATATCTGGGATAAGTTGCTTGAACTTGACATATTTAGTGCTACAAAGAAAATTGGAATAAAAAACGCAACTCCGGCACAGGCTTTACAAAAAATACTGGAAGATACCTGGACACTCCAGGATCACGAAAAGGATATGATTGTGATGTACCATAAGTTTGGTTATGAATTGAACGGACAAAAGAAACAAAAAGATGCTACGATGGTATGTGTAGGTAAAAATGCTACGGAAACTGCCATGGCAAAAACTGTTGGGCTTCCGGTAGGTATTGCTGCGTTACAGATACTTAAAAACAAACTGCAATTAAGCGGGGTTCATATACCTATTAATAAAGAGATCTACGAATCGGTGTTAAACGAATTAAAAAAACACGATATTGTTTTCAACGAAAAGGAATCGTTATATTTAGGCTATAATCCTAACGGAGTTCAAGGATAA
- a CDS encoding uroporphyrinogen-III synthase has protein sequence MKVKTILVSQPEPKVENSPYFELEQKEKVKIDFVPFIHVEGLEAKEVRQQKVDLSQYSAIILTSRNSVDHFFRIAEEMRFKVPDSLKYFCQSEAVAYYLQKYVVYRKRKIYVGKRTFQELSPYIKKYKNEKFLLPSSDKLKPEVPETLDGLGVTWKQAIFYNTVVSDLSDLRDVFYDILVFFSPSGIQSLFENFPDFKQNDTKIAVFGNSTIKAAEEKGLVVNIQAPTPKTPSMTMALHKYIQEVNKK, from the coding sequence ATGAAAGTGAAAACGATCTTGGTTTCCCAGCCGGAACCAAAAGTAGAAAATTCACCTTATTTTGAGCTAGAGCAAAAGGAAAAGGTTAAAATAGACTTTGTTCCTTTTATACATGTAGAAGGATTAGAAGCTAAAGAAGTAAGACAACAAAAAGTTGATCTTTCTCAATATTCGGCTATTATATTGACCAGTCGCAATTCTGTAGATCATTTCTTTAGAATTGCTGAAGAAATGCGTTTTAAAGTTCCGGACTCATTAAAGTATTTTTGTCAAAGTGAAGCCGTAGCTTATTACCTTCAGAAATATGTGGTTTACCGTAAGCGTAAAATATATGTGGGCAAGCGAACTTTTCAGGAATTATCCCCTTATATTAAGAAGTACAAGAATGAGAAGTTTTTACTTCCTTCTTCAGATAAGCTAAAACCGGAAGTTCCTGAAACTTTAGACGGATTAGGGGTCACCTGGAAGCAAGCTATTTTTTACAATACGGTAGTTAGTGATTTATCCGATTTACGGGATGTTTTTTACGATATCTTAGTGTTTTTTAGTCCTTCAGGAATACAATCTTTATTCGAAAATTTTCCGGATTTTAAGCAGAATGATACTAAAATTGCAGTTTTTGGAAATTCAACGATTAAGGCAGCCGAAGAAAAGGGACTGGTAGTTAATATCCAGGCACCTACGCCTAAAACCCCTTCCATGACCATGGCGCTTCATAAGTATATCCAGGAAGTTAACAAGAAATAA
- a CDS encoding tetratricopeptide repeat protein, which translates to MKRIVLLLCFLISSLAFSQSEEAFQRGNSLYNEGKFQEAIDTYLSIINNGEESAEVYFNLGNAYYKLSQIAPSILYYEKALKLDPGDADIKNNLQFANNSKIDVIEVLPEGIVSRTTNSLINTFTFDGWAWTSVILILLFVASVLLYFVSYTSLKKRLFFTTAILGLVLSISSVLFAYKQYNLVQNEKYAVIFSEESEVKSAPNLRSEVSFELHKGTKVKILDKVNNWNKIKLADGKIGWIPTEDLREI; encoded by the coding sequence ATGAAAAGGATAGTTTTATTACTTTGCTTTTTAATATCCTCTCTTGCTTTTTCCCAATCCGAAGAAGCTTTTCAGCGTGGTAATTCATTGTATAATGAAGGTAAGTTCCAGGAAGCAATAGATACTTACCTTTCTATCATTAATAATGGTGAAGAATCTGCCGAAGTATACTTTAACCTGGGAAATGCATATTATAAATTAAGCCAGATTGCCCCCAGTATTTTATATTATGAAAAAGCACTAAAATTAGATCCCGGGGATGCCGATATAAAGAACAATTTACAATTTGCTAATAATTCAAAAATCGATGTCATCGAAGTACTACCGGAAGGTATTGTATCCCGAACGACAAACTCCCTGATTAATACCTTTACTTTTGATGGTTGGGCGTGGACCTCTGTCATTTTAATACTACTATTTGTAGCTAGTGTATTACTATACTTTGTTTCCTATACATCTTTAAAAAAACGTTTATTTTTTACGACCGCAATTTTAGGATTGGTGCTAAGTATCAGTTCGGTGCTGTTTGCCTACAAGCAATACAACCTGGTTCAAAATGAAAAATATGCCGTTATCTTTTCTGAAGAAAGTGAAGTAAAAAGTGCCCCAAACCTACGTAGTGAAGTATCTTTTGAATTACATAAAGGAACCAAAGTTAAAATTCTGGATAAAGTAAATAACTGGAATAAAATAAAATTGGCAGACGGTAAAATCGGTTGGATTCCTACGGAAGATTTGAGGGAGATTTAG
- a CDS encoding polyprenol monophosphomannose synthase has product MADALVVIPTYNESDNIERIVKNVFSLQREFDILVVDDNSPDQTARLVKKLQKEYEGRLHLIRREGKLGLGTAYIAGFKWGLQRDYAYIFEMDADFSHNPNDLIRLYNSCAKSDADVTIGSRYVTGVNVVNWPMSRVLLSWLASKYVRWITGMDIYDTTAGFICYKREVLEKINLDKIKFVGYAFQIEMKFKAHLLKFKIREIPVIFTDRTKGTSKMSKGIISEAIFGVLKMKFNSLFTRYEV; this is encoded by the coding sequence ATGGCAGATGCTTTAGTAGTCATACCGACTTATAATGAATCTGATAACATTGAACGTATTGTCAAAAATGTATTTTCGCTACAACGTGAATTTGATATACTGGTGGTAGATGACAACTCTCCTGATCAAACCGCTCGATTGGTTAAAAAATTACAAAAAGAATATGAAGGTCGGTTGCATTTAATAAGACGAGAAGGAAAACTAGGTTTAGGAACCGCTTATATTGCAGGTTTTAAATGGGGGTTACAGCGAGACTATGCGTATATTTTTGAAATGGACGCTGATTTTTCTCATAACCCAAATGACTTAATACGATTGTATAACAGTTGTGCAAAAAGTGATGCGGATGTAACCATAGGATCACGTTATGTAACTGGAGTCAATGTGGTAAACTGGCCTATGAGCAGGGTTTTGCTTTCCTGGCTAGCTTCCAAATATGTGCGGTGGATCACAGGCATGGATATATACGATACTACTGCCGGATTTATTTGTTACAAAAGAGAAGTGTTGGAAAAAATAAATTTGGATAAAATTAAATTTGTGGGATATGCTTTTCAAATCGAAATGAAATTTAAAGCACACCTGTTAAAATTTAAGATAAGAGAAATTCCGGTTATCTTTACCGATCGGACAAAAGGTACCTCAAAAATGAGTAAGGGAATAATTTCCGAAGCAATATTTGGAGTTTTAAAAATGAAGTTTAATAGTCTTTTTACACGATACGAAGTATGA
- a CDS encoding lysophospholipid acyltransferase family protein, whose translation MIVFKNILIILWRIWFYLVMMLPILILLPVLLILLSRAQWYPYFFKIARGWAAVVLYCCGFFPKINTEEKIDKKQSYMFVANHTSMLDILMMFYGINNPFVFVAKYELSKVLVFGWVYKSACILVDRKNRQSKKEVFTQAQNRLNNGTSICIFPEGGVPDDLNLILDTFKDGAFRLAIDHQIPIVPITFLDNKKHFSFNFLSGSPGILNMHIHAKIETKGLGQDARGELRNHTRTIILQKLQESN comes from the coding sequence ATGATTGTATTTAAAAACATTCTGATTATTCTTTGGCGGATATGGTTTTATCTGGTAATGATGCTTCCAATACTTATATTACTTCCGGTACTATTAATACTTTTATCCAGAGCGCAGTGGTACCCGTACTTTTTTAAAATTGCCCGAGGGTGGGCGGCAGTTGTATTATATTGCTGTGGATTCTTTCCAAAAATTAATACGGAAGAAAAAATAGATAAAAAGCAGAGCTACATGTTTGTGGCTAACCATACCTCTATGTTAGATATTCTGATGATGTTCTATGGTATCAACAATCCGTTTGTGTTTGTAGCCAAATATGAATTAAGTAAAGTGCTCGTATTTGGTTGGGTATATAAAAGTGCCTGTATTTTAGTAGATAGAAAGAATCGTCAAAGTAAAAAAGAAGTATTCACACAAGCACAAAATAGGTTAAATAATGGTACCAGTATTTGCATCTTTCCGGAAGGTGGCGTTCCTGATGACCTGAACTTGATACTGGATACTTTTAAGGACGGAGCTTTTCGGCTAGCTATAGATCATCAAATACCTATTGTACCCATTACTTTCTTAGATAATAAAAAACATTTTTCTTTTAACTTTTTAAGTGGAAGCCCGGGCATTCTCAACATGCATATTCATGCTAAAATTGAAACTAAAGGTTTAGGACAAGATGCGCGTGGCGAATTAAGAAACCATACCAGAACTATTATTTTACAAAAACTTCAGGAATCAAATTAG
- a CDS encoding DUF423 domain-containing protein, with protein MTSTETNRNLKIEFYLLINGVTFTLLSVLLGAFAAHGLEKLVDARAIASFNTGVRYQMYHGLALILLANIPQIASTTKKRVGMFFWIGTILFSVSIYLLSIDELLSFSFKKIAWITPVGGLLLIIGWAYLLLILIKNLKRNDKTS; from the coding sequence ATGACTAGTACAGAAACAAATAGAAACTTAAAAATTGAATTCTACTTATTGATAAATGGGGTTACTTTTACCTTATTATCAGTTTTGTTAGGAGCTTTTGCTGCACATGGTCTGGAAAAACTAGTGGATGCAAGAGCAATCGCTTCTTTTAATACGGGGGTTCGTTATCAAATGTATCATGGCCTTGCATTGATATTATTAGCTAATATTCCGCAGATAGCAAGCACTACTAAAAAAAGAGTAGGTATGTTTTTTTGGATTGGGACTATTTTGTTTTCCGTATCCATTTACTTATTAAGTATTGACGAATTACTTTCTTTTTCATTTAAAAAAATAGCCTGGATCACCCCTGTTGGAGGGTTATTGCTCATTATTGGATGGGCGTATCTTTTACTAATACTGATTAAAAACCTAAAAAGAAATGATAAAACGTCTTAA
- a CDS encoding DUF4271 domain-containing protein, protein MEAIYRTVTSNNWLTLVILFTFILLASLKLFYPYVFRDFSLLVTSNKFFTVHQKDNKIASIFSSLLLLVQILSLSLFIHIYIQVSYQERISENTFNFIKISLLCLLVLVGKLLIEKIIATLFSIETIIDSYLIQKTAYRNLVSVLFLPVTVIFSYLYYPSVIQIQVILGLFLLIHLILLGIIYKRNEKYILKNLFYFILYLCTLEIAPYFILYKLFV, encoded by the coding sequence ATGGAAGCAATTTACAGAACGGTTACATCTAACAACTGGCTTACACTGGTCATCTTATTCACCTTTATACTCTTAGCAAGTTTAAAGTTATTTTACCCGTATGTATTTCGTGACTTTAGTTTGCTGGTCACTTCTAATAAGTTTTTTACCGTACATCAGAAGGATAATAAAATAGCCAGTATTTTTAGTAGCTTATTACTTCTGGTTCAAATCCTATCCCTCTCTTTATTTATTCACATATACATACAGGTGAGTTATCAGGAACGTATCTCTGAAAATACCTTTAATTTTATTAAGATCAGTTTACTTTGTTTATTAGTACTCGTAGGGAAATTACTTATAGAAAAAATTATTGCTACTTTATTTTCTATAGAAACAATTATTGACTCGTATCTTATTCAAAAAACAGCATACCGCAATTTAGTAAGTGTACTTTTTCTTCCGGTTACCGTCATTTTTTCTTACCTCTATTATCCTTCGGTTATACAAATACAGGTGATTCTAGGTTTATTTTTATTAATCCATTTAATCCTGTTAGGTATTATCTATAAAAGAAATGAAAAATATATATTGAAGAATCTGTTCTATTTTATTTTGTATCTTTGCACTCTTGAAATTGCACCCTATTTTATTTTATATAAGCTTTTTGTGTAG
- a CDS encoding Lrp/AsnC ligand binding domain-containing protein, whose product MKKEDTYVKIDGIDKELLRNLMEDARRPILEIARKVGISGAAIHQRLRKLEASGLIVGSKFIIDPKILGYKTMAFIGVFLDKAVSNPKAVKQLKEIPEVIECHYTTGNWSIFIKILCKDNEHLMNVLNKNIQPIEGVSRTETFISLDQQIDRQLHI is encoded by the coding sequence TTGAAAAAAGAAGATACATACGTTAAAATTGACGGTATAGATAAGGAACTATTACGCAACTTAATGGAAGATGCCCGTAGGCCTATCCTGGAGATCGCTAGAAAGGTGGGTATCTCCGGTGCAGCTATTCACCAGCGTTTACGTAAATTGGAAGCTTCCGGGCTTATTGTAGGATCTAAATTTATCATTGACCCTAAAATACTGGGGTATAAAACCATGGCTTTTATCGGAGTATTCTTAGATAAAGCAGTCAGCAATCCGAAAGCGGTAAAACAACTAAAAGAAATTCCTGAAGTTATCGAATGTCATTATACCACGGGAAACTGGTCTATTTTTATCAAGATATTGTGTAAGGATAACGAACATTTAATGAATGTTCTTAATAAGAACATTCAACCTATTGAAGGGGTATCCCGTACGGAAACTTTTATTTCTTTAGATCAGCAAATTGACCGACAACTTCATATTTAA
- a CDS encoding zinc metallopeptidase: MMGYYIIAGIIFLVSSYVSNRLKSKFKKYSQVHLQNGMSGAEIATKMLHDNGITDVKVISTPGMLTDHYNPKNKTVNLSEGVYSQRNAAAAAVAAHECGHAVQHATAYSWLTLRSKIVPAVGISSKLSNIVIMVGLVLSATGSLLGNTIFLVGILLFAMTTLFTFITLPVEYDASNRALAWLENKNMVTSQELAGAKDALKWAARTYLVAALGSLATLLYFISIFMGRRD, from the coding sequence ATGATGGGTTATTATATTATTGCGGGAATTATCTTTTTAGTAAGTTCTTATGTGAGCAATAGATTAAAAAGCAAGTTTAAAAAATATTCGCAAGTACATCTGCAAAATGGAATGAGTGGAGCAGAAATTGCCACTAAAATGCTTCATGATAACGGGATTACCGATGTAAAGGTGATTTCAACTCCAGGGATGCTAACGGATCATTACAATCCTAAAAATAAAACGGTTAATTTAAGTGAAGGAGTGTATAGCCAGCGCAACGCTGCCGCCGCTGCCGTAGCGGCACATGAATGTGGTCATGCCGTTCAACATGCCACCGCGTACAGTTGGTTAACCCTGAGATCTAAAATTGTTCCTGCAGTTGGAATTTCCAGTAAACTGTCTAATATTGTAATTATGGTAGGTCTCGTGCTTTCAGCAACCGGATCCCTATTAGGAAATACTATCTTTCTAGTAGGTATCTTATTATTTGCTATGACTACGTTATTTACCTTTATTACTTTACCGGTTGAATACGATGCGAGTAACCGGGCTTTAGCCTGGTTAGAAAATAAAAATATGGTAACTTCACAAGAACTTGCCGGGGCAAAAGACGCTTTAAAATGGGCCGCCCGAACATATTTGGTGGCTGCTTTAGGTTCTTTGGCAACACTGCTATATTTTATTTCTATATTTATGGGAAGAAGGGATTAA
- a CDS encoding dihydroorotase yields MIRNTILIKNAQVVNEGTIQNRDVYVENGIFKEIAPQISAKSADLEIYDAEGKYLLPGVIDDQVHFREPGLTHKATIATESRAALAGGITSFIEMPNTSPQTTTVEKLEEKFAIAARDSFANYSFMFGGTNDNLDEILKVDHKKVAALKLFLGSSTGNMLVDDPDVLEKIFSSTDLLIAVHCEDEATIRKNLAEHKEKFGDDIPIELHPVIRSEEACYLSSSQAVALAKKTGARLHVFHLSTAKELELFRNDIPLKEKKLTAEVCIHHLWFSDQDYKEKETLIKWNPAVKTAKDREALFKALLEDKLDVIATDHAPHTLSEKENVYTKAPSGGPLVQHALPAMLEFYHQGKISLEKIVEKMCHNPAILFQIEKRGYIKEGYKADAVLVDLNAPWTVTKENIAYKCGWSPFEGNTFTSRITHTFLNGALVYKNFKFYEVKNAERLTFNR; encoded by the coding sequence ATGATCAGGAATACAATACTTATTAAAAATGCACAGGTGGTGAATGAAGGGACTATCCAAAACCGGGATGTGTATGTTGAAAATGGGATTTTTAAGGAAATAGCGCCTCAAATCAGTGCAAAAAGCGCGGATCTGGAAATATATGACGCCGAAGGAAAATATCTGCTTCCGGGAGTTATTGACGACCAGGTTCATTTCAGAGAGCCCGGACTAACTCATAAAGCTACCATTGCTACCGAATCCAGAGCTGCCCTTGCTGGGGGGATCACTTCTTTTATTGAAATGCCTAATACCTCACCACAAACCACAACGGTAGAAAAATTAGAAGAAAAATTTGCGATTGCCGCCCGGGATAGTTTTGCTAATTATTCTTTTATGTTTGGTGGCACTAATGATAACCTGGACGAAATTTTAAAAGTAGATCATAAAAAAGTGGCAGCCTTAAAATTATTTTTAGGGAGTTCTACCGGGAACATGTTAGTCGATGACCCGGATGTTTTAGAAAAAATCTTTTCTTCTACGGATTTATTAATAGCCGTACACTGTGAAGATGAAGCTACGATCAGAAAGAATCTGGCAGAACATAAAGAAAAATTCGGAGATGATATTCCTATTGAATTGCACCCGGTAATCCGAAGTGAAGAAGCTTGCTACCTTTCTTCTTCTCAGGCGGTAGCCTTAGCAAAAAAAACCGGGGCTCGATTACATGTTTTTCATTTATCTACGGCTAAAGAATTAGAACTATTTAGAAACGATATTCCACTGAAAGAGAAAAAACTTACCGCTGAAGTTTGTATCCATCATCTTTGGTTCTCTGATCAGGATTATAAAGAAAAAGAAACTTTAATCAAGTGGAATCCGGCGGTCAAAACAGCAAAAGATCGAGAAGCTTTATTTAAGGCCTTACTGGAAGATAAACTGGATGTAATTGCTACAGACCACGCCCCACATACCTTAAGTGAAAAAGAAAATGTATATACTAAGGCCCCATCCGGAGGTCCTCTAGTGCAACATGCCTTGCCTGCTATGTTAGAATTTTATCATCAGGGTAAAATATCTTTGGAAAAAATCGTTGAAAAAATGTGTCATAACCCTGCTATTCTTTTTCAAATTGAAAAACGCGGGTATATTAAAGAAGGATACAAAGCAGATGCTGTTTTAGTAGACTTAAATGCTCCCTGGACGGTAACCAAAGAGAATATTGCATACAAATGCGGATGGTCACCATTTGAAGGAAATACTTTTACCTCACGGATTACCCATACATTTTTGAATGGGGCTTTAGTCTATAAAAACTTTAAGTTTTATGAAGTAAAGAACGCAGAACGCTTAACTTTTAATCGATGA